From the Anguilla anguilla isolate fAngAng1 chromosome 6, fAngAng1.pri, whole genome shotgun sequence genome, one window contains:
- the LOC118230143 gene encoding cholesterol 24-hydroxylase-like isoform X1, translated as MDLVKNIALRFSPTGWPGFALFVVSAVCVVAFVIFCLYVQYIHMKYDHIPGPPRDSFLFGHILTLLKVMRDDKLVHEKFLEWAETYGPVVRINSLHTVELLVTSPEATKEILMSSKYPKDPHVYKRLFSLFGIRFLGTGLITDPDHDHWYRQRRIMDPAFSNSYLRGLTHIFNERADYLMEKLEEKAESKTPAPMHHMINCVTLDVIAKVAFGLEWNLLDTTQSPFINAISLCLKGMVTYARNPFFELCPWNWKFIKEVKQAAKLLRKTGADCIAERKRAIQNGEEVPKDILTQILKCAAEEKDEDHEQMLDNFVTFFIAGQETTANQIAFTLMELGRSPEIVAKLRKEVDDIIGSKQEIEYEDLGKLTYLSQVLKESLRLYPPAPGTSRRVVEDIVFDGIHIPGNVGIFFSSYVSGRLDRFFSDPLKFDPDRFHPDAEKPYFCYFPFALGPRSCLGQNFSQIEARILMAKLIQRFELKLIPGQSFEIQDTGTLRPRGGVVCTVRSRSHARD; from the exons ATGGATTTGGTTAAGAACATTGCTTTGAGGTTCTCACCAACAGGGTGGCCTGGCTTCGCGCTATTCGTTGTTTCTGCGGTGTGTGTCGTTGCGTTTGTCATTTTCTGcctgtatgtacaatatattcaCATGAAATATGATCATATACCCGGACCTCCCAGAGACAG TTTTCTGTTTGGACACATATTGACGCTGCTGAAAGTGATGCGCGACGATAAACTTGTGCACGAGAAGTTCTTGGAATG GGCTGAAACATATGGACCTGTTGTTCGGATTAACTCCTTACATACTGTGGAGTTACTTGTCACAAGTCCAGAAGCCACCAAG GAGATTCTGATGTCTTCAAAGTATCCTAAGGATCCTCATGTCTACAAACGCCTTTTTAGCCTGTTTGGAATAAG ATTTCTAGGAACTGGCTTGATTACAGATCCAGATCATGACCATTGGTACAGACAGCGTCGGATAATGGACCCTGCATTCAGTAACTC GTACCTGCGTGGGCTGACACACATCTTCAATGAGAGAGCCGATTACCTGatggagaagctggaggagaaggCGGAGAGCAAAACCCCCGCGCCCATGCATCACATGATCAACTGCGTCACACTGGACGTCATCGCCAAG GTGGCTTTTGGGTTGGAATGGAATTTACTTGACACTACCCAGTCCCCCTTCATCAATGCCATATCCCTATGTTTGAAAGGAATGGTTACCTATGCAAGAAACCCTTTCTTTGAG CTGTGTCCCTGGAACTGGAAGTTCATAAAAGAAGTGAAGCAGGCTGCAAAGCTACTCCGAAAGACAGGGGCAGATTGCATCGCAGAGCGGAAGAGGGCAATCCAAAATGGGGAAGAAGTGCCCAAAGACATCCTCACCCAAATCCTCAAATGTGCTG CGGAGGAAAAGGATGAGGACCATGAGCAGATGCTGGACAActttgtaacatttttcattgctg gaCAAGAAAcgacagccaatcaaattgcTTTTACTTTAATGGAACTCGGGAGATCACCAGAAATAGTAGCAAA GCTGAGGAAAGAGGTGGATGACATCATTGGGTCAAAGCAGGAGATTGAGTATGAAGATCTTGGGAAGTTGACCTACTTGTCTCAG GTCTTAAAGGAGTCTCTCAGGCTGTATCCTCCCGCTCCTGGCACATCTAGGCGGGTGGTTGAAGACATCGTCTTTGATGGAATCCACATTCCAGGCAACGtgggcattttt ttcagttcttaTGTGAGTGGAAGGTTGGACAGATTTTTCAGTGATCCACTGAAGTTTGATCCGGACAGATTCCATCCTGATGCTGAGAA gcCGTATTTCTGCTACTTTCCCTTTGCCCTGGGCCCTCGGTCCTGCTTGGGCCAGAACTTTTCACAG ATAGAGGCAAGAATTCTGATGGCAAAACTGATTCAGAGGTTTGAATTGAAGCTCATCCCTGGACAGTCCTTTGAGATCCAAGATACTGGAACTCTGAGGCCCCGGGGGGGTGTGGTCTGCACTGTCAGATCTCGCAGCCATGCTCGTGACTGA
- the LOC118230143 gene encoding cholesterol 24-hydroxylase-like isoform X2, with amino-acid sequence MLITHLNWSCFVYTSKAWDRAETYGPVVRINSLHTVELLVTSPEATKEILMSSKYPKDPHVYKRLFSLFGIRFLGTGLITDPDHDHWYRQRRIMDPAFSNSYLRGLTHIFNERADYLMEKLEEKAESKTPAPMHHMINCVTLDVIAKVAFGLEWNLLDTTQSPFINAISLCLKGMVTYARNPFFELCPWNWKFIKEVKQAAKLLRKTGADCIAERKRAIQNGEEVPKDILTQILKCAAEEKDEDHEQMLDNFVTFFIAGQETTANQIAFTLMELGRSPEIVAKLRKEVDDIIGSKQEIEYEDLGKLTYLSQVLKESLRLYPPAPGTSRRVVEDIVFDGIHIPGNVGIFFSSYVSGRLDRFFSDPLKFDPDRFHPDAEKPYFCYFPFALGPRSCLGQNFSQIEARILMAKLIQRFELKLIPGQSFEIQDTGTLRPRGGVVCTVRSRSHARD; translated from the exons ATGTTAATCACTCATTTGAACTGGTCTTGTTTTGTGTACACTTCCAAGGCTTGGGACAG GGCTGAAACATATGGACCTGTTGTTCGGATTAACTCCTTACATACTGTGGAGTTACTTGTCACAAGTCCAGAAGCCACCAAG GAGATTCTGATGTCTTCAAAGTATCCTAAGGATCCTCATGTCTACAAACGCCTTTTTAGCCTGTTTGGAATAAG ATTTCTAGGAACTGGCTTGATTACAGATCCAGATCATGACCATTGGTACAGACAGCGTCGGATAATGGACCCTGCATTCAGTAACTC GTACCTGCGTGGGCTGACACACATCTTCAATGAGAGAGCCGATTACCTGatggagaagctggaggagaaggCGGAGAGCAAAACCCCCGCGCCCATGCATCACATGATCAACTGCGTCACACTGGACGTCATCGCCAAG GTGGCTTTTGGGTTGGAATGGAATTTACTTGACACTACCCAGTCCCCCTTCATCAATGCCATATCCCTATGTTTGAAAGGAATGGTTACCTATGCAAGAAACCCTTTCTTTGAG CTGTGTCCCTGGAACTGGAAGTTCATAAAAGAAGTGAAGCAGGCTGCAAAGCTACTCCGAAAGACAGGGGCAGATTGCATCGCAGAGCGGAAGAGGGCAATCCAAAATGGGGAAGAAGTGCCCAAAGACATCCTCACCCAAATCCTCAAATGTGCTG CGGAGGAAAAGGATGAGGACCATGAGCAGATGCTGGACAActttgtaacatttttcattgctg gaCAAGAAAcgacagccaatcaaattgcTTTTACTTTAATGGAACTCGGGAGATCACCAGAAATAGTAGCAAA GCTGAGGAAAGAGGTGGATGACATCATTGGGTCAAAGCAGGAGATTGAGTATGAAGATCTTGGGAAGTTGACCTACTTGTCTCAG GTCTTAAAGGAGTCTCTCAGGCTGTATCCTCCCGCTCCTGGCACATCTAGGCGGGTGGTTGAAGACATCGTCTTTGATGGAATCCACATTCCAGGCAACGtgggcattttt ttcagttcttaTGTGAGTGGAAGGTTGGACAGATTTTTCAGTGATCCACTGAAGTTTGATCCGGACAGATTCCATCCTGATGCTGAGAA gcCGTATTTCTGCTACTTTCCCTTTGCCCTGGGCCCTCGGTCCTGCTTGGGCCAGAACTTTTCACAG ATAGAGGCAAGAATTCTGATGGCAAAACTGATTCAGAGGTTTGAATTGAAGCTCATCCCTGGACAGTCCTTTGAGATCCAAGATACTGGAACTCTGAGGCCCCGGGGGGGTGTGGTCTGCACTGTCAGATCTCGCAGCCATGCTCGTGACTGA